One window from the genome of Antechinus flavipes isolate AdamAnt ecotype Samford, QLD, Australia chromosome X, AdamAnt_v2, whole genome shotgun sequence encodes:
- the MTCP1 gene encoding protein p13 MTCP-1, with translation MAEGDVVGAPPDHLWVHQEGVYRDEYQRTWIAFVEEETSFVRARVQQVQVPLSDAVRPSHLPPSQLPLMWQLYPEEHYLDNSSRIWEIEHHLMVRGVEELLLKLLPDD, from the exons ATGGCAGAAGGGGACGTTGTGGGAGCCCCACCTGATCACCTCTGGGTACACCAGGAAGGTGTCTACCGGGATGAATACCAGCGAACATGGATTGCATTTGTGGAAGAG GAGACCAGTTTCGTTAGGGCTCGAGTGCAGCAGGTACAGGTACCCCTAAGTGATGCAGTCAGGCCCAGTCATCTCCCTCCCTCACAGCTACCACTAATGTGGCAGCTGTACCCCGAAGAGCACTACCTGGATAACAGCTCTAGGATATGGGAGATAGAGCACCACTTAATG GTCAGGGGAGTTGAGGAGCTGTTGCTTAAGCTCTTGCCTGACGATTAA